The Salvelinus fontinalis isolate EN_2023a chromosome 36, ASM2944872v1, whole genome shotgun sequence genome window below encodes:
- the LOC129835279 gene encoding mitochondrial fission 1 protein-like: protein MEAVVGDLVAPEDLLKFEKKYNAELVKGGVSKETKFEYAWCLIRSKYSDDIKKGIVLLEELVNKGSKDDARDFLFYLAVANYRLKDYEKALKYIRTLLKNEPGNNQALELEKLIDKALKKDGLVGMAIVGGIGLGVAGLAGLIGLAVSKGYGPRS from the exons ATGGAGGCTGTTGTGGGCGATTTGGTAGCTCCAGAAGACCTTTTG AAATTTGAGAAGAAGTACAATGCTGAGTTGGTGAAGGGGGGTGTGTCAAAGGAGACCAAGTTTGAATATGCATGGTGTCTGATCCGGAGCAAGTATTCTGACGACATTAAGAAAGGAATTGTTTTGTTGGAAG AGCTGGTTAACAAGGGATCAAAGGACGATGCCAGAGACTTCCTGTTCTACCTAGCTGTGGCCAACTACAGACTGAAG GATTATGAGAAAGCTCTGAAGTATATCCGCACTCTCCTGAAGAATGAACCGGGCAACAACCAGGCCTTGGAGCTGGAGAAGCTAATAGACAAGGCTCTAAAGAAAG ATGGTTTGGTTGGCATGGCAATCGTCGGAGGAATCGGCCTGGGCGTGGCTGGATTAGCAGGCCTCATCGGATTGGCTGTGTCCAAGGGTTATGGTCCAAGGTCCTAA